In Chitinophagales bacterium, the sequence TCAAAGCAATGGCCCGTTACCAGGTAAGGCTTAAAAAGCGGTGTGAAATCAGGTTGATCCAAAAAGTAGAACATTACCGACCAACCCACATGCGCATCATTTCGCTGCGCTATATCTCCCACCGATGAAGTGAGGTAATCTGCATACCACTCTGTATTGATCCTGGGATGAAAGAACAATCTGAACTGCGCACCATAACCCAGTCCGGGTGATTCTATATCCATATGATTAAATGCACTGATGGTGCTGCGCATGCCCAGGGAAAACATACCGTTTTGGGGTGTTTTTTTAACGCGCTGTGCTTCGGTTTCAGAAATGAGACCAAAGCAAATAATAAGTAAAAAGAGTGAACGGATCATAGCTTTAATTTTTGGTGTTGCTTCTCTAACGGTCGTTATTTCTCAAATATTACCGATGTAATAATATATTTTTAAGTGCGTTCAAGTAGCTGCTCCCTTCATTGAAGAAATGCTTGATATTTTATAAATAAGGTTTTTAGAAACTTACTTTCAGGTCATTTTACAAAAGGAAGTTTCACAATCTTAGCTGCGATTTGTCTGTTGCGAATAGCAATTTTAATTTCCGTATCCAGTTCGGAAAATTCAGTTTTCACATAACCCAGACCAATTGCTTTGCCCAGAGTAGGAGATTGTGTGCCACTGGTAACTTTTCCTATTTCATTTCCTTCGCTATCCAATATCGGGTAGTCTTTTCGGGGAATACCTCTTTCGGTCATTTCAAAGGCAACAAGCTTACGATTTATCCCTTCGGCCTTTTGCTTTTTCAAGAAATCCTTATCGATAAAATCAGCTTCCTTTTTCAGTTTGGTTATCCAGCCCAGGCCGGCTTCAAGTGGACTGGTAGTATCATCAATATCATTGCCATAAAGACAAAATCCTTTTTCCAGCCGCAGTGTATCTCTGGCTCCAAGACCAATGGGTTTTATGCCAAATTCTTTGCCTGCTTCAAAAACTGCATCCCAAACTTTTTCGGCAGCAGCATTGGGAATATACAATTCAAAACCTCCGGCACCTGTATAGCCCGTTGCTGAGATAATTACATCATCTACTCCGGTAAATTTGCCTACCGTGAAATTATAATAAGGAATGTCGCCCAAATTGATATCGGTTAATTTTTGGAGTGTTTCGGTCGCTTTTGGCCCCTGAACAGCCAGCAAAGTGGTTTCATCCGAGAGGTTTTTCATTTCAACCCCCATATCATTTTGTGAGCTGATCCAGTTCCAGTCTTTTTCAATATTGGAAGCATTTACAACGAGGTAATATTTGTTTTCATCGATCATATAAGTGAGAAAATCATCCACTATTCCACCTTTTCCGTTGGGCAAACAGGAGTATTGTGCTTTTCCAGGTGTCATTTTAGAAGCATCATTGCTGCTGATTTTTTGCAGCAAATCGAGTGCTTTTTCTCCAGTGATTAAAAATTCACCCATGTGGCTGACATCAAAAACACCCACAGCATTGCGTACTGTATTGTGTTCTTCATTAATGCTGCTGTAGATTACGGGCATGGAGTAGCCTGCAAATTCTACCATCTTAGCTCCGAGATCGATGTGTTTTTGGGTGAGTGCTGTCTTTTTCATGGATATTTTTTCTGCTCCCGCAAAACTATCAAATAAAGGACAAAGTTCTACATTTGTAGGATGCAGATAAAAAAGCCCATTTCATTAAAAGCACTGGCCGAAATACTTGATCTCAAATATATAGGTTCGGAAAAACATATGATCACCGGTATCAATGAAATTCACAAAGTAGAGCGAGGTGACCTTACTTTTGTAGATGTAGAAAAATATTACAGCAAGGCGCTCAATTCGGCTGCCACTACGATTTTAATCAATAAAGAAGTAGAATGTCCTGAAGGAAAGGCACTGCTTATTTCCCCCAATCCTTTTAGTGATTACAATCGCCTGGTGCAACATTTCAGTCCTTTTGAGCCTGCATCGCAAATGATAGCTGAAAGTGCTACAATTGGAATGAATACGATTGTCCAGCCCGGTGTTTTTATTGGCAATCATGTGAAAATCGGCAAGAACTGTCTGATTCATGCCAATGTCACGATCAACGACTATTCAGAAATTGGCGACAATGTGATTATTCAGCCCAATACGGTAATCGGTGGTGATGCTTTTTATTACAAAACCCGGAAAGCTGAAAACGGGTATTTTGAAAAGCTGGAATCTTGTGGAAAAGTTGTCATTGAAGATAATGTGGAAATTGGTTCGGGCTGCACCATTGACAGAGGCGTAAGTGGAATAACACGAATCGGAACAGGCTCTAAATTGGACAACATGGTACATATTGCACATGGAGTAGTGCTTGGAAAAAATTGCCTGCTCGCTGCACAGGTGGGTATTGCAGGAAAGACCATAATTGGCGATGAAGCAATAATCTGGGGGCAGGTAGGTATTTCCAAAGATCTGAAAATAGGCAACAAAGTTACTATATTGGCAACCTCTGCGGTGTCAAAAAACCTGGAAGGAGGCAAAACTTATTTTGGTGCTCCTGCGGAAGAGGCAAGAAATGTATGGCGCAGAATGGCTGCACTCAGAAAATTGCCCGATTTGATAGATGAATGGCGCAAACAATAGTTTTTCTCAATAATTCCTTTTATTTTTGCAACACTATTGCATTAATATGGAAAAAGGAAATCGCAAAAACATACTTGATATACTTGGCATATCCACTTCTGTGATTTGCGCTGTGCATTGTATATTACCTCCTGTAATGCTCAGTTACACTGCGTTAGGCACTTTCCCTTTTATAGACAACATCGGATTTGAAATTTTGATTTTAGCTTCAGCAGCAATATTTGCTGCTTGGTCATTGATTCCATCAGTGAAATTGCATCATCAAAAAGGACCTCTGCTGCTTGCTTTTTTCGGCTTTTCACTTATTGCTCTTGCACACCTGAGCCACGGAAATCTAATCGAAATATTCATGTTATTGCTTGGTGGCATAATGCTTTCAGGCGCTCACCTTTGGAACTGGAAACTTAAGAACAGTTTTCAAGCTTGCAGTGTTTCCTCTGCATCTTAACATAGCTTAATACAAGTTATTTATTAATCATTGATTCAATTGACTATTTTTAGGCTATTGATCAATTAATTTTTACATTTCGGCTTTGACCGATAAACATTTTAAACCAAAACAAACAGATTATGAAACGATTAAACATCTTTATGTCAATTGTATTTATTTCAATGACATTTTTTGCTACCGCACAAATCAGTACCCCAAAACCCAGTCCACTTGCTAAAACCTCACAGGCATTCGGATTGAATGAAGTTACGGTAGAGTACTCTCGTCCCGGTGTTAAGGAACGTGTGATTTTCGGTGAATTGGTACCTTATAACGAATTGTGGCGTACAGGAGCAAATGCTGCAACAAAAATTACTTTTGAAGATGATGTAAAGATAAACGGAAATGACCTTGCTGCAGGTGAATATTCCTTGTTTACTGTACCTGCTGAAAATGTATGGAAAGTTTATTTCAACAGAGATGCCAATGCGAGTACAGGCACATTTAATGCTGCTGATAATGCACTTGAAATTGATGTGAAACCTTCAAGTACTTGCGAAAAAGTTGAAAGATTTGCTATTTCATTTAATGACATTACAGATGAAAGCCTTGTAACTCGACTTTCATGGGATAAAACAAAGGTTGAATTTAAAGTTGAGACCGAAGTAGAAGCACTGGTAATGGATGCTATCAAAACAGCAATGGCAGGAGTGAGTTCAAGAACTTATTACGATGCAGCTATGTACTATTACAACAATGACAAAGATTTAAAACAAGCTTTAGAATGGGTAAATAAAGCTGTAGCAATGGAAGAAGAACCCAAGTTCTGGATGCTGCACAATAAAGCTAAAATTCAGGCTGCAATTGGTGATTATAAAGGGGCTATAAAAACTGCAAATCAATCACTTGATCTTGCAAAAGCAGCAGAGTATGGACATTATATCCATTTAAACGAGCAAGCCATAAAAGAGTGGAGTGCTAAAAAATAATGCCCTTAAGCAATTAACTAACACAAATAAAAAAGGCCGCATATCAATTAAGCTATGCGGCTTTTTAATTGTTATAATGTTACTTTTCTAATTCTTTCTTCCCAATCTAAAGGCAACTCCTAAATTGATGAATGACAATACATTTCGACCAACCTCGGCATATACTCCAAATACGGAAGTAGGATAGTATCTAATGCCAACCATACCGCCACCAAAAAAGCGGCCTCTGGAATTGACCTCATGGGAATAAAGGTTTTGTTCATAGCCCATAAGTACGCCTACATAAATATCCAATTTGTCAGTAAAGAGGTCAGCTCCGGTCAAATCCTCGATCATATTGTAGAAGTGGAAAGTACCTCTGGCACCCGTGCTTAGGGTAGTTGCCCTGCGCGTTCTGCTATTGTACCTTCTGGTAGCAACTCCGAAATATCCGCCCACGCCTACATAATCGTGCACACCGCCTTCTATTCCGAAAACTACGGGAATGGTAAAGCCTCTTCTTACTGCCACTCCGGGATAATATCCGTAGCCACCAAGTCCGATACCTAATTGGGGCACTACTTTTCCTTTATTAAACCCTCTGATTTCATCTTGGGCATTTACATTTTCTGTTGTGAAAATGATGCATAAACTTAAAACTGCTGAAATTAATATTCCCTTCTTCATAACGTGTAATTTTTAATGATTGAATAAATAGTATAGTAAGCATTAAAACAAACTCACAATAGTTCTGTCCTGATTAAAGTTGTAAAGTTATTCCGGTATATCAAAAACTTAGAATCATTATTGTGATAAATTACGTTAAAAATCCATTAAGACAAGATTTAACAAGGCTTAACAATAATCATTTTCGGACAATTAAAATTAAAAACTCAGTATTTATTGCGTTCACTCCAAAGCAATTTTAATTTGCCAATACTGGGGAAGAAAGTCGTGAAAAATGCCAGTGGCAAAGATGCAGCCAACCATATCAGCAGACTTATTATCCAGTGCATATCAAATGTTTGCAAAAGCATAGCAAGTAAAACCAAAGCTGTTGTAAATGTGAAAATCTGAACTAAGTAGTTTAATCTAAAAGGAATAGAAAAATTTATCCATACACTAATAATTTGCGCTGCACCTACCAATACCTGGGTCATTAATGTTGCAGCCGCAGCACCATATGCCCCGTATTCGGGAATTAATAAGTAATTGAGCAAAATATTCAGGAATGCCCCTGTGAGTGCAATGCTGTTGAGCAATTTTAGTTTCTTGCCGGCTAAAAGCAAGGTGCCGAAAACATATACCATAGCTGTTCCAAAAAAGGAACTGATCAGCAAAACAAAAACTTCAGAATAATACAAATCAGCTGCGGGATATAGCAAAAACATCAATTCCTTCCCATAGAAATAGCTCCCCAGGCAAAGCAACAAAGCTGCCCCGCCCAGCAAGCGCGCACCCAACCCGAGCAGTGCCACTATAGATTCTCCTTTGGACAACATTCTGGAAAACATTGGCAGCAATAAAGACGCAAACAAATAAGCAAACATATTTACTGCATCGAGCAAGCGAAATGAAGCAGCATATATACCCGCTTCCTCAGCTCCCTGATCACCCAGCATACGCTCAATCATCACCCCATCTATGCGGCTGTAAATTGACATTAACAACCCTACAAAAGCAAAAGGGGCAGTAGCGCTGAGCAGTGGAAGAATGGATTTACTTTCCCAATTCCAGCTGACTTCACCGGCTTTGCGCAAAAGCCAAGCAAAGGCAAAAATAGCTGTAAGGCCCCAGGAGAGTGTTTGCAGGTATATAAAATATTGAATTTCAAAGGCATCTGAAAGTGAAATTAATAGGCTGCCGACCAGGAGAATCATCAGTACTCTGTCGCTGACCGAAAGCCAGGCATCTTCTCGAAAAGCCTGAAGGCCAGCCATCCCCGATCTGAAAAACAGCAGGAAAGAAAGAAAGACTTGCCCCATACACAGAATTAAAAGCCAGTACAATTGTTGTCCTTCAAAACCCACCAGGTATGCTGCTAAAAGTGTAAGTGCCAGATAAAAAAAACTCAGGAACATTTTAAGTAAAAACAAAGTGCCGAGGTTTTCCATCAGGCTGCCTTCATTAGAAGATACTTCCCTGTTGTTGAAGTTGCTAATGCCAAAATCGAGCAATACATACAACAATACAGAAAAGTTATACAGCGAAAAATAGTTGCCATACTCGGCTGCACCTACCTGGTTTTGCACCACCCTGTCAATTCCAAAAATCCAGAATGGTTTGACAAGCAAATTGACAAACAGCAGAAACCCAAGATGAGAGACAAATTTTCGTGTCATTTCTCTAATTAAGCCTTAAAAATAAATATTATTGCAGTGAGCAACCGTAAATTGAAATTTTAATCCCGCTATATGAAAATTGCTGTGAACACCCGTTTTTTACTTTCAGGACAATTGGAGGGCATCGGGTGGTTCACTCATGAGACTTTGAAACGCATTACACGCAATCATCCCGAGCACGAATTCATCTTCTTTTTTGACCGTCCCTACTCACAGGAGTTTATTTTTTCCGATAATATAACAC encodes:
- a CDS encoding oligosaccharide flippase family protein, whose translation is MTRKFVSHLGFLLFVNLLVKPFWIFGIDRVVQNQVGAAEYGNYFSLYNFSVLLYVLLDFGISNFNNREVSSNEGSLMENLGTLFLLKMFLSFFYLALTLLAAYLVGFEGQQLYWLLILCMGQVFLSFLLFFRSGMAGLQAFREDAWLSVSDRVLMILLVGSLLISLSDAFEIQYFIYLQTLSWGLTAIFAFAWLLRKAGEVSWNWESKSILPLLSATAPFAFVGLLMSIYSRIDGVMIERMLGDQGAEEAGIYAASFRLLDAVNMFAYLFASLLLPMFSRMLSKGESIVALLGLGARLLGGAALLLCLGSYFYGKELMFLLYPAADLYYSEVFVLLISSFFGTAMVYVFGTLLLAGKKLKLLNSIALTGAFLNILLNYLLIPEYGAYGAAAATLMTQVLVGAAQIISVWINFSIPFRLNYLVQIFTFTTALVLLAMLLQTFDMHWIISLLIWLAASLPLAFFTTFFPSIGKLKLLWSERNKY
- a CDS encoding DUF2911 domain-containing protein, yielding MKRLNIFMSIVFISMTFFATAQISTPKPSPLAKTSQAFGLNEVTVEYSRPGVKERVIFGELVPYNELWRTGANAATKITFEDDVKINGNDLAAGEYSLFTVPAENVWKVYFNRDANASTGTFNAADNALEIDVKPSSTCEKVERFAISFNDITDESLVTRLSWDKTKVEFKVETEVEALVMDAIKTAMAGVSSRTYYDAAMYYYNNDKDLKQALEWVNKAVAMEEEPKFWMLHNKAKIQAAIGDYKGAIKTANQSLDLAKAAEYGHYIHLNEQAIKEWSAKK
- a CDS encoding UDP-3-O-(3-hydroxymyristoyl)glucosamine N-acyltransferase, producing the protein MQIKKPISLKALAEILDLKYIGSEKHMITGINEIHKVERGDLTFVDVEKYYSKALNSAATTILINKEVECPEGKALLISPNPFSDYNRLVQHFSPFEPASQMIAESATIGMNTIVQPGVFIGNHVKIGKNCLIHANVTINDYSEIGDNVIIQPNTVIGGDAFYYKTRKAENGYFEKLESCGKVVIEDNVEIGSGCTIDRGVSGITRIGTGSKLDNMVHIAHGVVLGKNCLLAAQVGIAGKTIIGDEAIIWGQVGISKDLKIGNKVTILATSAVSKNLEGGKTYFGAPAEEARNVWRRMAALRKLPDLIDEWRKQ
- a CDS encoding MerC domain-containing protein, which encodes MEKGNRKNILDILGISTSVICAVHCILPPVMLSYTALGTFPFIDNIGFEILILASAAIFAAWSLIPSVKLHHQKGPLLLAFFGFSLIALAHLSHGNLIEIFMLLLGGIMLSGAHLWNWKLKNSFQACSVSSAS
- the gcvT gene encoding glycine cleavage system aminomethyltransferase GcvT, whose translation is MKKTALTQKHIDLGAKMVEFAGYSMPVIYSSINEEHNTVRNAVGVFDVSHMGEFLITGEKALDLLQKISSNDASKMTPGKAQYSCLPNGKGGIVDDFLTYMIDENKYYLVVNASNIEKDWNWISSQNDMGVEMKNLSDETTLLAVQGPKATETLQKLTDINLGDIPYYNFTVGKFTGVDDVIISATGYTGAGGFELYIPNAAAEKVWDAVFEAGKEFGIKPIGLGARDTLRLEKGFCLYGNDIDDTTSPLEAGLGWITKLKKEADFIDKDFLKKQKAEGINRKLVAFEMTERGIPRKDYPILDSEGNEIGKVTSGTQSPTLGKAIGLGYVKTEFSELDTEIKIAIRNRQIAAKIVKLPFVK